From Xyrauchen texanus isolate HMW12.3.18 chromosome 12, RBS_HiC_50CHRs, whole genome shotgun sequence, one genomic window encodes:
- the LOC127652658 gene encoding calmodulin-regulated spectrin-associated protein 3-like isoform X3 yields the protein MVDSNAMRKTFVVPDVKPLDQYDFTRARICASVGWLLAKSYGNAENVPVELRDPFYCDQYEQEHLKPPVTCLLLSPEIYCRTYGLLLGGSPGAEGPPKDIRGLLQLLTRKGLAPKDQNAPVTEAELCQKPIKMSAHLELIDALMTVGAMETVSAVMASGGSELLGTDASWDRALLCWVNLLNQKLKEQTEGTQTDTSPLCCEPQSVQPLIRYRKDRMQSKLKPCFPVVTEVKDLSNGCAVAAVIHHYCPGLLRLEDVCMKDAMSTADSLYNLQLIREFCDSCLKSCCPLVLEDFLYSPEELKTNILSFLSELLYWFEVSKPEFVQPLQVSELTESSGRTDNGNSGTSNSGSPSIFKKPFLPISSPVTAATGSLTQSTSMSHVEAAGGTWTKKPLSRPLSSAVSFSIPFGLDSDVDIVMGNPVITRSVSSDNLNHAAQSMTRVPYTPPEDLSHLLSKASATGTNGPQRASWATRTRSMLAEENGIDESETGELPTIEEALQIIHNDEKMEPRLHPDGAPDGFYLHSPDDPAHSRHNGSPVALSSSVPSRSGMPYHRSSGVPPEPSRTRHTSEGSRDDDSVLRDGSVDSDASEDLPKTHSTPATPASGPRITQPCGEGTPDSGVRMTSFAERKKKLGPEQVHPNEPLALQMNTLAKKSEESPSKSPALGTEMSELGARLEEKRKAIEAQKKRIEAIFAKHRQRLGKSAFLQLKKEQVDGNGKEEHQEEVVTSSIEDDLNRLPLEERLACLEREEQQEEQQGEQLKKWEKVGNIKPSAQQDNPAEKEKAEVGVPGGKGTAPLGDYNNAVSKLSAALNSLQNDMQRLSEQQNHLMSKKAAANNQAWVIPPSSKSTNATSHLSRDSTHDLPSTSSYPSPSHKKASHTTPPKSPGSHRRVQSAPPKSPKLNQRPAELKTPASTRFITLPQSVENLPHLRRGSPWQYGDHNSFSFSIGTTNQSESRSASSLGRPEDNFSDTGSSEDHTIFSIDLEGGSSQALSRKERQGGSSSGAPSECSFESDVPAAAFNGKRGSLIEISLSSLKALDGEEADQSLDIYSDSMSDQTEPEIRGGVGFFYKEEARPEDEMAQKRAALLEKQQKRAEEIKRRKQEQEREREARSSLLGDSRKGEERPQTPCTPPPPRTPPSEGTPQRRGDFTRQEYERRHQLKIMEDLDKVLRQKPTTVRGVKKQRPKTVFRDDSDLSSSPAKGLMGSRLNKVYSHSTTNLSSMTNDSGTLSVRKSPSSRSHSPSRRMSPGRLAAQNGDWENGSTISSPASIPEYTGPKLYKEPSFKSNKFIIHNAISRCCLAGKVNEPQKNKIVEEMEKSTANHFLILFRDASCQFRAVYTMNLETEEMVRLTGVGPRVICPSMVESIYKYSSDRKQFTAIPSKTMSMSVDAFTIPSHLWERKRPGTPKKLGTPK from the exons AGTGCCCACTTGGAGTTGATAGATGCCTTAATGACAGTGGGTGCCATGGAGACGGTGAGTGCAGTCATGGCAAGTGGTGGATCCGAGCTGCTCGGTACAGATGCAAGCTGGGACAGAGCCCTGCTCTGCTGGGTAAACCTG CTGAATCAAAAGTTGAAGGAGCAAACAGAAGGTACACAGACTGATACATCTCCGCTTTGCTGTGAACCACAGTCTGTTCAGCCTTTG ATCCGGTACAGGAAGGACAGGATGCAGTCTAAGCTCAAACCTTGTTTTCCTGTGGTGACTGAAGTGAAGGATCTCTCAAACGGATGTGCTGTTGCTGCTGTTATTCACCATTATTGTCCTGGTCTGCTGAGATTAGAGG ATGTCTGTATGAAGGATGCAATGTCAACAGCTGACAGCCTGTACAACCTACAGCTGATTCGAGAGTTCTGCGACAGCTGTCTTAAGAGCTGCTGCCCTCTAGTGCTGGAGGATTTTCTCTACAGCCCAGAAGAACTAAAG ACGAACATCCTGAGCTTTCTGTCAGAACTATTGTATTGGTTTGAGGTGTCAAAGCCAGAGTTTGTTCAGCCCCTGCAGGTCTCGGAGCTGACTG AATCCTCTGGAAGGACTGATAACGGCAACAGTGGAACCAGTAATAG TGGTTCTCCCTCCATCTTCAAAAAGCCCTTCCTGCCCATCTCTTCCCCTGTGACTGCAGCAACAG GATCTTTGACTCAGTCTACCTCAATGTCTCATGTAGAGGCAGCTGGAGGAACATGGACTAAAAAACCGCTCAG TCGCCCCCTTTCCTCTGCGGTGTCATTTAGTATACCTTTTGGTCTGGACAGTGATGTGGACATTGTGATGGGCAACCCTGTAATTACTCGATCTGTCAGCTCTGACAATCTCAACCATGCTGCCCAATCTATGACACGAGTCCCCTACACCCCACCGGAGGATCTTAGCCACTTGCTGAGTAAGGCAAGTGCCACTGGCACCAATGGCCCTCAGAGAGCTTCCTGGGCCACTCGAACTCGTTCAATGCTGGCTGAGGAGAATGGCATTGATGAGAGCGAGACCGGTGAGTTGCCCACCATCGAAGAGGCACTACAGATCATCCACAATGACGAGAAGATGGAGCCGCGCCTTCACCCTGACGGGGCGCCTGATGGTTTCTACCTGCATTCACCAGATGATCCAGCACATTCCAGACACAATGGCAGCCCTGTGGCTCTCAGCTCATCAGTCCCATCACGCTCAGGAATGCCCTACCACCGATCCTCGGGAGTGCCACCAGAACCTAGCCGCACCAGGCACACCTCAGAAGGTTCCAGAGATGACGACTCTGTGTTAAGAGATGGAAGCGTGGATTCTGATGCTTCAGAAGACCTTCCAAAAACCCACTCTACCCCTGCCACGCCTGCCTCTGGGCCTCGCATAACACAACCTTGTGGTGAAGGGACACCAGACAGCGGCGTTAGAATGACCAGCTTCGCCGAACGGAAGAAGAAACTTGGTCCAGAGCAGGTACACCCCAATGAGCCACTGGCTCTGCAAATGAATACTTTGGCCAAGAAATCAGAGGAGAGCCCCAGCAAAAGTCCTGCTCTTGGCACAGAGATGTCGGAATTGGGTGCGAGACTGGAGGAGAAGCGTAAAGCCATTGAAGCTCAGAAGAAACGCATTGAGGCCATCTTTGCCAAACACCGACAGAGGCTGGGAAAAAGTGCATTCCTACAGCTGAAAAAGGAGCAAGTGGACGGGAATGGCAAGGAAGAGCATCAAGAGGAGGTAGTCACTTCCTCCATAGAGGACGACCTGAACCGCTTGCCACTGGAGGAGAGACTGGCATGTTTGGAGAGGGAGGAGCAGCAGGAGGAGCAACAAGGGGAACAGCTGAAAAAATGGGAGAAAGTGGGGAACATTAAGCCCTCTGCACAACAGGACAATCCAGCAGAGAAAGAAAAAGCTGAAGTAGGGGTACCTGGAGGAAAAGGCACCGCCCCACTGGGTGATTACAACAATGCAGTGTCTAAACTAAGCGCTGCTCTTAATTCTCTTCAGAACGATATGCAACGCCTCTCTGAGCAGCAGAACCATCTGATGAGTAAGAAAGCGGCTGCCAACAACCAGGCTTGGGTCATCCCTCCGAGCTCCAAATCAACAAATGCCACTTCTCATTTGTCTAGGGACTCTACTCATGACCTTCCCTCTACCTCTTCCTATCCTTCCCCCTCACACAAGAAAGCAAGTCACACCACGCCCCCAAAATCACCTGGGTCCCATCGAAGGGTGCAATCTGCACCTCCAAAAAGCCCCAAACTGAACCAGCGGCCTGCAGAGCTCAAGACGCCTGCTTCCACACGATTTATAACTCTTCCTCAGAGTGTGGAAAACCTCCCTCACTTACGAAGAGGCTCACCGTGGCAGTACGGGGACCATAATTCATTTTCTTTCAGCATAGGCACAACCAATCAAAGTGAATCCCGTTCAGCTTCGTCCCTAGGCAGACCTGAAGACAACTTCTCAGACACTGGCTCTAGTGAGGACCATACAATCTTTAGTATTGACCTGGAGGGTGGATCCTCACAGGCTCTTTCCCGAAAGGAGCGTCAAGGTGGCAGCAGCTCAGGAGCTCCTTCTGAATGCTCTTTTGAAAGTGATGTTCCTGCTGCGGCTTTCAACGGCAAGCGCGGCAGCCTGATCGAGATCTCTTTATCATCTCTGAAAGCACTGGATGGTGAAGAGGCGGATCAGAGCCTGGATATTTACTCGGACTCAATGAGTGACCAGACAGAGCCAGAAATAAGGGGAGGAGTTGGATTTTTCTATAAG GAAGAAGCTCGACCTGAGGATGAGATGGCTCAGAAAAGAGCTGCATTACTTGAGAAACAACAGAAAAGAGCAGAGGAAATTAAAAGACGAAAACAGgagcaagaaagagagagggaggcgAG GTCTTCTTTATTGGGTGACTCCCGTAAAGGGGAGGAGAGACCCCAGACTCCTTGCACCCCTCCACCTCCCCGCACCCCTCCATCAGAGGGCACACCTCAGCGCCGTGGAGACTTTACCCGCCAAGAGTATGAACGGCGCCATCAGCTTAAAATAATGGAGGACCTAGATAAAGTTCTCCGCCAGAAGCCCACTACGGTCAGAGGTGTCAAAAAGCAGAGGCCCAAAACGGTGTTTAGAGATGACTCTGACCTTTCCAGCAGCCCTGCCAAAGGGTTAATGG GTTCTAGGCTAAATAAAGTTTACTCCCATTCGACAACAAATCTGTCCTCCATGACCAATGACAGCGGGACCCTAAGTGTCAGGAAATCTCCAAG CAGTCGGTCTCATTCACCATCCAGACGGATGTCTCCAGGCCGTCTTGCTGCGCAGAATGGTGACTGGGAAAATGGATCTACTATTTCATCCCCGGCTTCCATCCCAGAATACACTG GGCCTAAACTCTACAAGGAGCCAAGCTTCAAGTCCAATAAGTTCATTATCCATAATGCCATTTCACGGTGTTGTTTGGCAGGCAAGGTCAATGAACCCCAAAAAAACAAGATTGTAGAG GAAATGGAGAAAAGCACTGCAAACCATTTCCTCATCCTGTTCCGGGATGCCAGCTGTCAGTTTCGGGCGGTGTACACCATGAACCTAGAGACTGAGGAGATGGTCCGGCTAACAGGCGTCGGCCCACGTGTCATCTGTCCCTCTATGGTGGAGTCCATCTACAAGTACAGCTCTGACCGCAAGCAGTTTACAGCCATCCCCTCTAAGACCATGTCCATGAGTGTGGATGCCTTCACCATTCCCAGTCACCTATGGGAGCGCAAACGCCCAGGAACCCCAAAGAAGCTCGGGACCCCAAAATAA
- the LOC127652658 gene encoding calmodulin-regulated spectrin-associated protein 3-like isoform X4, producing the protein MVDSNAMRKTFVVPDVKPLDQYDFTRARICASVGWLLAKSYGNAENVPVELRDPFYCDQYEQEHLKPPVTCLLLSPEIYCRTYGLLLGGSPGAEGPPKDIRGLLQLLTRKGLAPKDQNAPVTEAELCQKPIKMSAHLELIDALMTVGAMETVSAVMASGGSELLGTDASWDRALLCWVNLLNQKLKEQTEGTQTDTSPLCCEPQSVQPLIRYRKDRMQSKLKPCFPVVTEVKDLSNGCAVAAVIHHYCPGLLRLEDVCMKDAMSTADSLYNLQLIREFCDSCLKSCCPLVLEDFLYSPEELKTNILSFLSELLYWFEVSKPEFVQPLQVSELTESSGRTDNGNSGTSNSGSPSIFKKPFLPISSPVTAATEAAGGTWTKKPLSRPLSSAVSFSIPFGLDSDVDIVMGNPVITRSVSSDNLNHAAQSMTRVPYTPPEDLSHLLSKASATGTNGPQRASWATRTRSMLAEENGIDESETGELPTIEEALQIIHNDEKMEPRLHPDGAPDGFYLHSPDDPAHSRHNGSPVALSSSVPSRSGMPYHRSSGVPPEPSRTRHTSEGSRDDDSVLRDGSVDSDASEDLPKTHSTPATPASGPRITQPCGEGTPDSGVRMTSFAERKKKLGPEQVHPNEPLALQMNTLAKKSEESPSKSPALGTEMSELGARLEEKRKAIEAQKKRIEAIFAKHRQRLGKSAFLQLKKEQVDGNGKEEHQEEVVTSSIEDDLNRLPLEERLACLEREEQQEEQQGEQLKKWEKVGNIKPSAQQDNPAEKEKAEVGVPGGKGTAPLGDYNNAVSKLSAALNSLQNDMQRLSEQQNHLMSKKAAANNQAWVIPPSSKSTNATSHLSRDSTHDLPSTSSYPSPSHKKASHTTPPKSPGSHRRVQSAPPKSPKLNQRPAELKTPASTRFITLPQSVENLPHLRRGSPWQYGDHNSFSFSIGTTNQSESRSASSLGRPEDNFSDTGSSEDHTIFSIDLEGGSSQALSRKERQGGSSSGAPSECSFESDVPAAAFNGKRGSLIEISLSSLKALDGEEADQSLDIYSDSMSDQTEPEIRGGVGFFYKQEEARPEDEMAQKRAALLEKQQKRAEEIKRRKQEQEREREARSSLLGDSRKGEERPQTPCTPPPPRTPPSEGTPQRRGDFTRQEYERRHQLKIMEDLDKVLRQKPTTVRGVKKQRPKTVFRDDSDLSSSPAKGLMGSRLNKVYSHSTTNLSSMTNDSGTLSVRKSPSSRSHSPSRRMSPGRLAAQNGDWENGSTISSPASIPEYTGPKLYKEPSFKSNKFIIHNAISRCCLAGKVNEPQKNKIVEEMEKSTANHFLILFRDASCQFRAVYTMNLETEEMVRLTGVGPRVICPSMVESIYKYSSDRKQFTAIPSKTMSMSVDAFTIPSHLWERKRPGTPKKLGTPK; encoded by the exons AGTGCCCACTTGGAGTTGATAGATGCCTTAATGACAGTGGGTGCCATGGAGACGGTGAGTGCAGTCATGGCAAGTGGTGGATCCGAGCTGCTCGGTACAGATGCAAGCTGGGACAGAGCCCTGCTCTGCTGGGTAAACCTG CTGAATCAAAAGTTGAAGGAGCAAACAGAAGGTACACAGACTGATACATCTCCGCTTTGCTGTGAACCACAGTCTGTTCAGCCTTTG ATCCGGTACAGGAAGGACAGGATGCAGTCTAAGCTCAAACCTTGTTTTCCTGTGGTGACTGAAGTGAAGGATCTCTCAAACGGATGTGCTGTTGCTGCTGTTATTCACCATTATTGTCCTGGTCTGCTGAGATTAGAGG ATGTCTGTATGAAGGATGCAATGTCAACAGCTGACAGCCTGTACAACCTACAGCTGATTCGAGAGTTCTGCGACAGCTGTCTTAAGAGCTGCTGCCCTCTAGTGCTGGAGGATTTTCTCTACAGCCCAGAAGAACTAAAG ACGAACATCCTGAGCTTTCTGTCAGAACTATTGTATTGGTTTGAGGTGTCAAAGCCAGAGTTTGTTCAGCCCCTGCAGGTCTCGGAGCTGACTG AATCCTCTGGAAGGACTGATAACGGCAACAGTGGAACCAGTAATAG TGGTTCTCCCTCCATCTTCAAAAAGCCCTTCCTGCCCATCTCTTCCCCTGTGACTGCAGCAACAG AGGCAGCTGGAGGAACATGGACTAAAAAACCGCTCAG TCGCCCCCTTTCCTCTGCGGTGTCATTTAGTATACCTTTTGGTCTGGACAGTGATGTGGACATTGTGATGGGCAACCCTGTAATTACTCGATCTGTCAGCTCTGACAATCTCAACCATGCTGCCCAATCTATGACACGAGTCCCCTACACCCCACCGGAGGATCTTAGCCACTTGCTGAGTAAGGCAAGTGCCACTGGCACCAATGGCCCTCAGAGAGCTTCCTGGGCCACTCGAACTCGTTCAATGCTGGCTGAGGAGAATGGCATTGATGAGAGCGAGACCGGTGAGTTGCCCACCATCGAAGAGGCACTACAGATCATCCACAATGACGAGAAGATGGAGCCGCGCCTTCACCCTGACGGGGCGCCTGATGGTTTCTACCTGCATTCACCAGATGATCCAGCACATTCCAGACACAATGGCAGCCCTGTGGCTCTCAGCTCATCAGTCCCATCACGCTCAGGAATGCCCTACCACCGATCCTCGGGAGTGCCACCAGAACCTAGCCGCACCAGGCACACCTCAGAAGGTTCCAGAGATGACGACTCTGTGTTAAGAGATGGAAGCGTGGATTCTGATGCTTCAGAAGACCTTCCAAAAACCCACTCTACCCCTGCCACGCCTGCCTCTGGGCCTCGCATAACACAACCTTGTGGTGAAGGGACACCAGACAGCGGCGTTAGAATGACCAGCTTCGCCGAACGGAAGAAGAAACTTGGTCCAGAGCAGGTACACCCCAATGAGCCACTGGCTCTGCAAATGAATACTTTGGCCAAGAAATCAGAGGAGAGCCCCAGCAAAAGTCCTGCTCTTGGCACAGAGATGTCGGAATTGGGTGCGAGACTGGAGGAGAAGCGTAAAGCCATTGAAGCTCAGAAGAAACGCATTGAGGCCATCTTTGCCAAACACCGACAGAGGCTGGGAAAAAGTGCATTCCTACAGCTGAAAAAGGAGCAAGTGGACGGGAATGGCAAGGAAGAGCATCAAGAGGAGGTAGTCACTTCCTCCATAGAGGACGACCTGAACCGCTTGCCACTGGAGGAGAGACTGGCATGTTTGGAGAGGGAGGAGCAGCAGGAGGAGCAACAAGGGGAACAGCTGAAAAAATGGGAGAAAGTGGGGAACATTAAGCCCTCTGCACAACAGGACAATCCAGCAGAGAAAGAAAAAGCTGAAGTAGGGGTACCTGGAGGAAAAGGCACCGCCCCACTGGGTGATTACAACAATGCAGTGTCTAAACTAAGCGCTGCTCTTAATTCTCTTCAGAACGATATGCAACGCCTCTCTGAGCAGCAGAACCATCTGATGAGTAAGAAAGCGGCTGCCAACAACCAGGCTTGGGTCATCCCTCCGAGCTCCAAATCAACAAATGCCACTTCTCATTTGTCTAGGGACTCTACTCATGACCTTCCCTCTACCTCTTCCTATCCTTCCCCCTCACACAAGAAAGCAAGTCACACCACGCCCCCAAAATCACCTGGGTCCCATCGAAGGGTGCAATCTGCACCTCCAAAAAGCCCCAAACTGAACCAGCGGCCTGCAGAGCTCAAGACGCCTGCTTCCACACGATTTATAACTCTTCCTCAGAGTGTGGAAAACCTCCCTCACTTACGAAGAGGCTCACCGTGGCAGTACGGGGACCATAATTCATTTTCTTTCAGCATAGGCACAACCAATCAAAGTGAATCCCGTTCAGCTTCGTCCCTAGGCAGACCTGAAGACAACTTCTCAGACACTGGCTCTAGTGAGGACCATACAATCTTTAGTATTGACCTGGAGGGTGGATCCTCACAGGCTCTTTCCCGAAAGGAGCGTCAAGGTGGCAGCAGCTCAGGAGCTCCTTCTGAATGCTCTTTTGAAAGTGATGTTCCTGCTGCGGCTTTCAACGGCAAGCGCGGCAGCCTGATCGAGATCTCTTTATCATCTCTGAAAGCACTGGATGGTGAAGAGGCGGATCAGAGCCTGGATATTTACTCGGACTCAATGAGTGACCAGACAGAGCCAGAAATAAGGGGAGGAGTTGGATTTTTCTATAAG CAGGAAGAAGCTCGACCTGAGGATGAGATGGCTCAGAAAAGAGCTGCATTACTTGAGAAACAACAGAAAAGAGCAGAGGAAATTAAAAGACGAAAACAGgagcaagaaagagagagggaggcgAG GTCTTCTTTATTGGGTGACTCCCGTAAAGGGGAGGAGAGACCCCAGACTCCTTGCACCCCTCCACCTCCCCGCACCCCTCCATCAGAGGGCACACCTCAGCGCCGTGGAGACTTTACCCGCCAAGAGTATGAACGGCGCCATCAGCTTAAAATAATGGAGGACCTAGATAAAGTTCTCCGCCAGAAGCCCACTACGGTCAGAGGTGTCAAAAAGCAGAGGCCCAAAACGGTGTTTAGAGATGACTCTGACCTTTCCAGCAGCCCTGCCAAAGGGTTAATGG GTTCTAGGCTAAATAAAGTTTACTCCCATTCGACAACAAATCTGTCCTCCATGACCAATGACAGCGGGACCCTAAGTGTCAGGAAATCTCCAAG CAGTCGGTCTCATTCACCATCCAGACGGATGTCTCCAGGCCGTCTTGCTGCGCAGAATGGTGACTGGGAAAATGGATCTACTATTTCATCCCCGGCTTCCATCCCAGAATACACTG GGCCTAAACTCTACAAGGAGCCAAGCTTCAAGTCCAATAAGTTCATTATCCATAATGCCATTTCACGGTGTTGTTTGGCAGGCAAGGTCAATGAACCCCAAAAAAACAAGATTGTAGAG GAAATGGAGAAAAGCACTGCAAACCATTTCCTCATCCTGTTCCGGGATGCCAGCTGTCAGTTTCGGGCGGTGTACACCATGAACCTAGAGACTGAGGAGATGGTCCGGCTAACAGGCGTCGGCCCACGTGTCATCTGTCCCTCTATGGTGGAGTCCATCTACAAGTACAGCTCTGACCGCAAGCAGTTTACAGCCATCCCCTCTAAGACCATGTCCATGAGTGTGGATGCCTTCACCATTCCCAGTCACCTATGGGAGCGCAAACGCCCAGGAACCCCAAAGAAGCTCGGGACCCCAAAATAA